A segment of the Kazachstania africana CBS 2517 chromosome 2, complete genome genome:
GATAAAGTGCCTGCCAGACAGGCTTTATGGTATGCATTTCTGTAGTTTGACAAGACCACTTGAGTGACGTTTAAACACCTATTTCCATCACTCTTAATATATTGATTAAGGCATAAAATAGAAGATTTGCTCGAAATAGAATCCTTTTTGGTGCAGAAAAATAGGATAGCTAGTCACGGGGTTAGTGTACAGTGAGAATTTTcgctttgaaaaatacgCTCTTTACCCGGAAAATTGGAATCAGAATAAAAGTTCCTTCTGTCGATTTGTCCATTGAAGGCTAACCAACATTACAGATTTCATGATGGGAAGTCTATGTTCCTTACTCAAGAAGTAAACTATGTACATGCGTATACGgctattttcaatttaccaTCTCGCCATCCTGCTTCATTTTGTCAGAAAGTTCAATTCCATTAATTGTATCATTAGTAGCTTCGGCCTCATTTTGGTTTTCCTCCTTTCTCAAAGACCATTCTTGTTCATCAATTATAAATTCGCATTCATAGATGGAGGCGAAAATGCCTTGAAATTTGTTCCAAAGGTTCCAATCGTTCAGCTCATTTGTTCTCAAATTCAGAAGTGCCctaaaattcaataataattcgTTATTAGATCTGAATATACTAatgaattcattatttgttCCGTTCATGTTCAGCgctatttcaaattcatccAATATGATCTCATAATCATCCTTTCTAGGGGTAGTCTTCTCTTCAGTTTCGCTAAGGACTGGTACTATCAGATCAAACAACAATGTGTTAATGGAGTTTATTTTGTCAATCAGATCCAGTCGTAATTCAGTAtgtttttcttgattttttttctggcGTAACTTATTTACTAGTGGATTTACTTTGACAGCAGTATCTTGTGGACCCATACCCACTATTTTCcaatcttcatcatcctcataGTTGTACTTTACAACTTTCGGAGCAACTTTTTTAGTCTTATGGAAAGTTTTAGACTTCACTGGGGTGCTTTTCGCCCTCCCTCTTCCTCTAACAGGTTTAACTTCAGCTGCTTCTAGGACTTCAAAATCAGACACCGCTTCCTCTTGCTTGTTTCTTCTAGAAGTTCTCAGGCTCTTTCTTGTTCGGCGACGACTACTAGGTTCCTCGTAATCAGAAACGTCTTCAATCTCATCCTCCTCCTCTTcactttgaaatttttgtttcttttgcCTCTGTCTACTTGAAGACCTTGTTCCTTTTCTCTTAGATCTCGCATGaactttttcttcaatgtactcgtcatcatcatcgtcattgGGTTTCCCTTTTGAGCCATATTCGATGAACTCATAGACATCTATAGCATCTGGATCATTTCGTAATATGTTCAAAGCCATTTCATATGCTggaatcaattttttattatgtCTTTTATTCTGATTTTCCACTATCCAATCTTCGCAATCTTTTGAATCTAAGAGTTTCAAATCATTGTGTTTAACCCAAATGTAAGAGTcgtcattgaaaaattttacacAATACAAATCTTTCTTCcctttaaattttttaaattttaaaaattttgtaatttcaatatactcatcatcatttgaatcatattcaaaatcttcagaATGTGATTTTAAAACATTTGTTGGTATTAATTCGATTGGTACTATCATAGATGGCCAAGCCGAGTAGCCCTTGACTTTAACCAGTACAATATCGGTAGGCTGATAGATATGGTCAGACATACTAATGGGTGATGCCAATACTGTTCTTCTGTCTCTGGTTTCTAACCTTCAACTATATCAATAGCAGAATctatatatgtatgtatataCAAGCCATTGCTGTGAAGAAAAGAGCGGATGTCAAGGTCTACCGGGAAAACCGTTAAAGGTGATATAAACTTGACGCGAGAAatgaggaaaagaaaatgattgTGACGCGTCAGTAATTCGAATACTGAaagtagtagtagtagtagtagtagtagtagtagtagtagtagtagtagtagtagtagtagtagtagtagtagtagtagtagtagtagtagtagtagtagtagtagtagtagtagtagtagtagtagtagtagtagtagtagtagtagaATGATAGAAGAGCcaataaattctttctATGGGAAGcatagaaaatttgagGGGGGAAGATATGTTATAGCAGGCAAGATGCCGCGGTGTATTATATTAGCAGCCGAGAAGATAAGAACTAGTGGTATTGGCATTTTCTCTATAAATCTAGTGGATAGGTCCGTAGCAACCTAACAAACATCTTCCCGTCATTGGATAAGTGGTAGGTAGTTgctaaaattttgatctgacgaaaaaaaaataaataaagaaattaatggctgaatataattatttttatgtataaagaagaaatgacCGTTCAGTATTGATTCTCTGAAACATCAGGATAGTAGTTTGGATAGAAAGCATTGGCTACATAAGGATTGGATGATGTATACGTTTCCTGTCTCTGGGGAATCATTCCAGTTTGAGCCATGTTTTGCTCATTTTGCGCATTATACTGCTGCCGTTGAGGCTGCGCAGGTTGCTGAATGGTAAGA
Coding sequences within it:
- the IOC4 gene encoding Ioc4p (similar to Saccharomyces cerevisiae IOC4 (YMR044W); ancestral locus Anc_2.609), which produces MSDHIYQPTDIVLVKVKGYSAWPSMIVPIELIPTNVLKSHSEDFEYDSNDDEYIEITKFLKFKKFKGKKDLYCVKFFNDDSYIWVKHNDLKLLDSKDCEDWIVENQNKRHNKKLIPAYEMALNILRNDPDAIDVYEFIEYGSKGKPNDDDDDEYIEEKVHARSKRKGTRSSSRQRQKKQKFQSEEEEDEIEDVSDYEEPSSRRRTRKSLRTSRRNKQEEAVSDFEVLEAAEVKPVRGRGRAKSTPVKSKTFHKTKKVAPKVVKYNYEDDEDWKIVGMGPQDTAVKVNPLVNKLRQKKNQEKHTELRLDLIDKINSINTLLFDLIVPVLSETEEKTTPRKDDYEIILDEFEIALNMNGTNNEFISIFRSNNELLLNFRALLNLRTNELNDWNLWNKFQGIFASIYECEFIIDEQEWSLRKEENQNEAEATNDTINGIELSDKMKQDGEMVN